Proteins encoded in a region of the Quercus lobata isolate SW786 chromosome 8, ValleyOak3.0 Primary Assembly, whole genome shotgun sequence genome:
- the LOC115955896 gene encoding armadillo repeat-containing protein 3 — translation MNPTTTTPSPPSSSSSSSSSSSSPQTLLELINNLLSLLLLSSLSVKSFTGRWQVLHSKLTSLRSSLSSLSSSTHWSDNPLLLSLLPSLHSTLHRLSTLSQQCSFPSFSGGKLLMQSDLDMASSSLSNSLHDLDLLLRSGVLHHSNAIVLSHPGPSSTKEDLGFFVRDLFTRLQIGGIEFKKKALESLLQLLTQDDEKSKSATLVAKEGNVAYLIHLLDFNDNLIREHATTAISVLASANDESRKTVFEEGGLGPLLRILETGSTSLKEKASAAVEAITADPENAWAISAYGGVLILIEACRSGSTVTQAHATGAIRNVASVEEIKNSLAEEGAVTVLIQVLISGTSSAQEKAAHCIAKLASSGEYFRALIIRERGLQRLLHLIQDSSSSDTLEHVVRTISCLSTLDSISRILSSSTTFIVQLGELLKHGNLILQQISASLLATLSISDGNKRAIGGCMGSLVKLMESPKPVGLQESAAEALVSLLTVRSNRKELARDEKSVMRLMQMLDPKNELVCKKFPVMVVAAVVSGGSQGCRKRLVAAGAQNHLQRLAEMEVAGAKKALQKLSGNRLKTIFSRTWRE, via the coding sequence ATGAATCCCACAACTACAACTCCATCACCaccttcctcctcctcctcttcttcttcttcttcttcttcaccacaaACCCTTCTCGAGCTAATCAACAACCTCCTTTCCCTCCTCCTTCTCTCCTCTCTTTCCGTCAAATCCTTCACTGGCCGATGGCAAGTCCTCCACTCCAAACTCACTTCCCTCCGCTCCTCTCTTTCCTCCCTCTCCTCCTCTACTCACTGGTCCGATAATCCTCTCCTCCTTTCCCTCCTCCCTTCTCTCCACTCTACTCTCCACCGCCTCTCTACCCTCTCCCAACAATGTTCTTTCCCTTCCTTCTCCGGAGGAAAACTCCTCATGCAAAGCGACCTCGACATGGcttcctcttctctctccaaCTCCCTCCACGACCTCGACTTACTCCTCCGATCTGGGGTCCTCCACCACTCCAACGCCATCGTTCTCTCTCACCCAGGTCCTTCCTCTACTAAAGAAGACTTGGGTTTCTTCGTCAGAGACCTTTTCACTCGCTTACAAATCGGAGGGATCGAGTTCAAGAAAAAAGCTTTGGAGTCCTTACTTCAACTCCTCACCCAAGAtgatgaaaaatcaaaatccgCCACTTTGGTTGCTAAAGAAGGAAACGTTGCTTATCTCATTCACTTGCTGGATTTCAACGACAATCTCATCCGAGAACACGCTACCACCGCCATATCGGTCCTCGCCTCGGCAAACGACGAGTCGCGCAAGACTGTGTTCGAAGAAGGGGGCCTGGGGCCTTTGTTAAGGATCCTTGAAACTGGGTCAACGTCTTTAAAGGAAAAGGCTTCGGCTGCTGTGGAAGCCATCACTGCCGATCCCGAAAACGCGTGGGCTATTTCCGCATACGGCGGCGTTTTGATCCTGATCGAGGCGTGTCGATCTGGGTCGACGGTCACGCAAGCACACGCAACGGGTGCTATTAGGAACGTTGCCAGTGTGGAAGAGATCAAGAACAGTTTAGCAGAGGAAGGAGCTGTGACTGTTCTGATTCAAGTATTAATCTCAGGCACAAGCTCAGCTCAAGAAAAGGCGGCGCATTGTATAGCAAAATTAGCTTCTTCTGGTGAGTATTTTCGTGCTTTGATAATAAGAGAACGTGGGTTACAAAGATTACTGCATTTGATTCAGGATTCTTCTAGTTCCGACACATTGGAACATGTTGTGAGAACAATAAGCTGTCTTTCTACATTGGATTCGATTTCTCGGATTttatcatcatcaacaacattTATAGTTCAATTAGGCGAGCTTCTCAAACATGGGAATCTTATTCTACAGCAAATCTCAGCGTCTTTGCTTGCTACTTTATCAATCAGTGATGGTAACAAGCGGGCCATTGGTGGTTGTATGGGGTCGTTGGTGAAGCTAATGGAGTCACCGAAGCCGGTGGGGCTGCAGGAGTCAGCGGCGGAGGCGTTGGTGTCGCTTTTGACTGTCAGATCGAATAGGAAAGAGTTGGCGAGGGACGAGAAGAGTGTTATGAGGCTTATGCAGATGTTGGACCCTAAGAATGAGCTGGTTTGTAAAAAGTTTCCGGTGATGGTGGTGGCGGCAGTGGTCAGTGGAGGAAGCCAGGGGTGCAGGAAGAGACTGGTGGCCGCTGGGGCTCAAAACCACTTGCAGAGGCTGGCGGAGATGGAGGTTGCCGGAGCCAAGAAAGCCTTGCAGAAACTCTCCGGGAATAGGCTCAAGACCATTTTCAGCAGGACTTGGAGGGAATAA